From a single Nostoc edaphicum CCNP1411 genomic region:
- a CDS encoding FHA domain-containing protein — protein MAAETNENHLLIIEDDQGRKEFSLEQPVYSIGRDRECNIRLMSQFVSRRHATLVRLPRDHNSHSYYYRIVDGDAKGKSSSNGLMINGRKIPSHDLRNEDEIVFGPQVRAIYYLLRNTQRLGQTDSSEYDITLINPGMAEDLEDIED, from the coding sequence ATGGCAGCAGAAACCAATGAAAACCATCTACTGATTATTGAAGACGATCAAGGTCGCAAAGAATTTTCTCTGGAGCAACCCGTCTACTCTATTGGTAGAGATCGCGAATGTAATATCCGTTTGATGTCGCAATTTGTCTCCCGACGCCATGCCACATTAGTGAGATTGCCACGAGATCATAATAGTCATAGCTACTATTACCGGATTGTAGATGGCGATGCTAAAGGTAAGTCTAGTTCTAACGGTTTAATGATTAATGGACGCAAGATACCATCTCACGATCTCAGAAATGAAGACGAGATCGTTTTTGGGCCTCAAGTACGTGCCATTTATTACCTTTTAAGAAACACTCAGCGTTTGGGACAAACGGATTCGAGCGAGTACGATATTACACTAATAAACCCCGGTATGGCCGAGGATTTAGAGGATATAGAAGACTGA
- a CDS encoding TIGR01777 family oxidoreductase translates to MKVAITGATGFVGSRLVQRLHGKGHKIVVLTRNTTFAQKVFPSEAFPNVEIVAYTPNASGSWQGVIASCDGVVNLAGEPIGEGRWTPERKQEILNSRKFGTQKVVEAIANANPKTAVATTGGTPATRCLPTVLINASAIGYYGTSETAIFDETNLSGNDFLAQVCQAWEAEARKVKDAGVRLVILRFGIVLGNGGALGKMIPPFKLFAGGPIGSGRQWFSWIHVDDLVSLILEALTKPEIEGVYNATAPKPVRMADLSQTLGQVMNRPSWLPVPAFAIEALLGDGAIVVLEGQQVIPKRTLETGFEYKYPNLQSALTQILN, encoded by the coding sequence ATGAAAGTCGCAATTACTGGAGCAACAGGATTTGTTGGTAGCCGTTTGGTACAACGACTCCACGGAAAAGGTCACAAAATAGTAGTATTAACTCGGAATACCACCTTTGCTCAAAAGGTTTTTCCATCTGAGGCTTTCCCCAATGTAGAAATTGTTGCCTATACACCAAATGCATCTGGTTCTTGGCAAGGTGTCATTGCTAGTTGTGATGGCGTAGTTAATTTGGCAGGAGAACCTATTGGTGAAGGACGCTGGACACCAGAACGGAAACAAGAAATCCTCAATAGTCGGAAGTTTGGTACACAAAAAGTAGTTGAAGCAATAGCCAACGCTAACCCCAAAACGGCAGTCGCTACAACTGGGGGAACTCCCGCAACGCGCTGCCTTCCAACTGTGTTAATTAACGCTTCAGCTATTGGCTACTACGGCACCAGTGAAACGGCAATCTTTGATGAAACAAATCTATCTGGTAACGATTTTCTTGCCCAAGTCTGCCAAGCCTGGGAAGCTGAAGCGAGAAAGGTAAAAGATGCTGGTGTCCGGCTGGTAATTCTACGTTTTGGGATTGTTCTGGGCAATGGTGGTGCTTTAGGTAAAATGATTCCGCCTTTCAAACTCTTCGCTGGTGGGCCTATTGGTAGTGGTCGGCAGTGGTTCTCATGGATTCACGTAGACGATTTAGTTAGCCTGATTCTGGAAGCTTTAACTAAACCGGAAATAGAAGGCGTATATAATGCAACCGCCCCTAAACCAGTTCGGATGGCAGATTTAAGCCAAACTTTGGGACAAGTCATGAATCGCCCTTCTTGGTTGCCTGTTCCTGCTTTTGCGATCGAAGCTCTTTTAGGAGACGGGGCTATAGTAGTTTTAGAAGGTCAGCAAGTCATCCCAAAACGCACGTTAGAAACAGGTTTTGAGTACAAATATCCTAATTTGCAATCCGCATTAACACAAATTCTTAATTAA